A section of the Candidatus Dojkabacteria bacterium genome encodes:
- the rpsO gene encoding 30S ribosomal protein S15, whose protein sequence is MALTSVEKDGIISDFSQNQKDTGSPEVQIAIFTERVKRLTEHLLKNKKDKHSRRGLLKLVGKRRRMLKYLKRLDEKRYDAIVKKLSLK, encoded by the coding sequence ATGGCATTAACATCGGTTGAAAAGGACGGAATAATCTCGGATTTTTCACAGAATCAAAAAGATACCGGATCTCCGGAAGTTCAGATTGCTATATTTACTGAAAGAGTCAAGCGACTTACTGAACACTTATTAAAGAATAAGAAAGATAAGCATTCCCGAAGGGGACTTCTTAAGCTCGTAGGAAAGCGAAGAAGAATGCTTAAGTATCTAAAACGCCTTGATGAAAAGCGCTACGATGCCATTGTAAAAAAACTTTCTTTAAAGTAA
- the pilM gene encoding pilus assembly protein PilM produces the protein MVNIPFFDKLFKKEQPRNLTLGDLYIAVDIGTEVLKGLLCKVTESGVEIIKSSRVWQQHHAMRSGIIQNIETVTDNLQLVYNDLVSDLVKAGATVEQLPRYIILGIAGEMVSGEPVMVTYDRENNATLEITEDEEESIISNVRENVILSGIDDLSRRLNVSREDVVPLHVDLTAVEIGAVRVSRMAGLRGKLMKLYFNAVFAPYTFVEAIISVIKRLNLEVISIVAQPFSIAKAFKGADSIEFDGIFIDVGGGTSDIAVVQKGTLVNSYMFAFGGRIFTESIAKSMNLEYRFAEKRKIKYSEGSLEKTIAKEVKAIVAEDASLWADGVRIALSQFTDIEQMPSDIYLCGGGSLLPDIKEIILTYPWKKYIPFIKHPKAVIITPVALSDCIDKTEKLKSAIDVTPVAIARYAWDIYKNPQNHLSMKM, from the coding sequence ATGGTAAATATTCCTTTTTTTGACAAACTATTTAAGAAAGAGCAGCCACGAAATCTAACGTTGGGTGACCTTTACATTGCCGTCGACATAGGTACTGAGGTTTTAAAAGGTCTTTTGTGTAAAGTAACCGAATCTGGCGTAGAAATTATTAAATCCTCGAGGGTTTGGCAACAGCATCATGCTATGCGCAGTGGAATTATCCAAAATATTGAAACGGTAACTGATAATCTTCAGCTTGTATATAACGATTTGGTTTCCGATCTTGTAAAAGCCGGTGCTACGGTTGAACAGCTTCCAAGGTATATAATCTTGGGAATTGCCGGTGAAATGGTTAGTGGCGAGCCGGTAATGGTTACCTATGATCGGGAAAACAATGCAACCCTAGAGATTACCGAGGACGAAGAAGAGTCAATAATAAGTAATGTTCGTGAGAATGTCATTCTTAGCGGAATTGATGATCTTTCCAGGCGGCTTAATGTAAGCAGGGAAGATGTTGTTCCGCTTCACGTAGATCTTACTGCAGTAGAAATTGGAGCAGTACGTGTTTCCAGAATGGCGGGTCTCCGGGGTAAACTTATGAAGCTTTATTTTAATGCTGTTTTTGCGCCGTATACTTTTGTAGAAGCAATAATATCCGTCATAAAACGTTTGAACCTGGAGGTTATCTCAATAGTTGCGCAACCTTTTTCAATTGCAAAGGCCTTTAAGGGTGCAGATAGCATTGAATTTGACGGGATCTTTATTGATGTAGGTGGAGGAACGTCAGACATAGCCGTAGTCCAGAAAGGTACATTAGTTAATAGTTATATGTTTGCTTTTGGCGGTCGAATCTTTACCGAAAGTATAGCCAAGTCAATGAATCTTGAATATCGTTTTGCGGAAAAGCGAAAGATAAAATATTCCGAAGGCTCACTAGAAAAAACAATAGCTAAAGAGGTTAAGGCCATTGTGGCAGAAGATGCTTCACTTTGGGCAGATGGAGTTCGTATCGCGCTTTCACAATTTACCGATATCGAACAGATGCCATCTGATATTTATCTGTGTGGCGGCGGGAGCTTGCTACCCGATATCAAAGAGATAATTCTTACCTATCCATGGAAGAAATATATACCATTTATTAAACATCCTAAAGCAGTTATAATTACGCCCGTTGCGCTTAGTGACTGCATAGACAAAACCGAGAAATTAAAATCGGCAATAGATGTTACGCCGGTTGCAATCGCAAGATACGCTTGGGATATCTATAAGAACCCGCAAAATCATTTGAGTATGAAAATGTAG
- a CDS encoding phosphotransferase, with product MTTLIPSPSVSTEDYERSYISKVKSEKDSTSAKDFKLAGSLKRYWGLKLIGDPVDPDGGLINDTSIVTAEDEESGVIKQYVVQFVNEKVFNPKALLCNAHNVRAHIFNKRLTSGLDKMKAREGLVWQRLTNKGNVVVLTNWLDKNGKIRKSCLRVNEYIPGICTKSFSDSSQCYVAGKLLAKFWEEASGVEEYLMDPLPGYYDFDKYYNDLQIILKNKRNKGDSSIEDFITNNFDRENLRWKLVKNSTSGVWHGDAKAANYVCNDNKIPIAIIDMDTVWKGPRALDVGAALRTAVEGCSEESAISNINVNIKNYRALLEGIRDTNPTEFSLENANQFYAGFVNQIFQHVIRFYTSNFKLYFSGDQGFALRASGNQMEYMKQVLAGEKEFLDINKDIV from the coding sequence ATGACCACTTTGATACCATCTCCATCTGTTTCAACCGAGGATTATGAAAGAAGTTATATTTCCAAGGTCAAGTCAGAAAAGGATTCTACTTCTGCAAAAGATTTTAAATTAGCTGGGTCGTTGAAGCGATATTGGGGACTTAAACTTATTGGTGATCCAGTAGATCCCGATGGAGGGCTTATTAATGACACATCAATAGTAACAGCTGAAGATGAAGAAAGTGGCGTGATTAAACAGTATGTGGTTCAATTTGTAAATGAGAAAGTATTTAATCCCAAGGCTTTACTATGTAATGCCCACAATGTTAGAGCTCATATTTTTAATAAACGATTAACTTCTGGCCTAGATAAAATGAAAGCCAGAGAGGGACTAGTATGGCAAAGGTTAACAAATAAAGGCAACGTAGTTGTTTTAACAAATTGGCTAGACAAGAATGGTAAAATAAGGAAATCGTGTTTACGTGTAAATGAGTATATTCCCGGTATCTGTACAAAGAGTTTTAGTGATTCCTCTCAGTGTTATGTTGCCGGAAAATTGCTTGCAAAGTTTTGGGAGGAGGCAAGTGGGGTGGAAGAATACTTAATGGATCCTTTACCTGGTTACTATGATTTCGATAAGTATTATAACGATTTGCAGATTATCCTGAAAAACAAAAGAAATAAAGGAGATTCATCTATAGAAGATTTTATTACGAACAACTTCGATAGAGAGAATTTACGCTGGAAGTTGGTTAAGAATAGTACATCTGGGGTTTGGCATGGAGATGCAAAAGCAGCAAATTATGTTTGCAATGATAATAAAATCCCAATTGCAATTATAGATATGGATACGGTTTGGAAAGGACCTAGAGCATTGGATGTTGGTGCTGCACTAAGAACGGCTGTTGAGGGATGTTCCGAGGAATCTGCAATTAGCAATATAAATGTCAATATCAAAAACTACAGAGCATTGCTTGAAGGGATTAGGGATACTAATCCCACTGAGTTTAGTTTGGAAAATGCAAATCAATTTTATGCCGGATTTGTAAATCAGATATTTCAGCATGTAATAAGGTTCTACACCTCGAACTTTAAACTCTATTTTAGTGGTGATCAGGGGTTTGCTTTACGTGCCTCCGGAAATCAAATGGAATACATGAAGCAAGTTCTGGCAGGAGAAAAAGAGTTCTTAGATATTAATAAAGATATTGTTTGA
- a CDS encoding MBL fold metallo-hydrolase, protein MDPEILIEDNRIKLARILNKFDNPIAKYPKFGVWTYLLDSEDGIIVFDPGPRYKVFSIRKKETYNAERTIEAVEHLFPQKPITQILFSHYHVDHAEAAPHLQYLALKKFGLLPS, encoded by the coding sequence ATGGATCCGGAAATATTAATAGAGGACAACAGAATAAAACTTGCACGGATTCTTAACAAGTTCGATAACCCAATAGCCAAATATCCCAAATTTGGCGTGTGGACATACTTACTTGATTCCGAAGATGGCATAATTGTGTTTGATCCAGGTCCACGATATAAAGTCTTTTCCATAAGAAAGAAAGAGACTTATAACGCCGAACGGACAATTGAGGCGGTAGAACATTTATTCCCCCAAAAGCCAATTACCCAGATTCTATTCTCACACTACCATGTAGATCATGCAGAAGCAGCACCACACCTTCAGTATCTGGCCTTGAAAAAATTCGGACTATTACCTTCATGA
- a CDS encoding MBL fold metallo-hydrolase produces the protein MFKKSGYPIWRFGGFVQDNEQIGNTEFRAVHAPGHTTGNISLISTHYKTIITGWWIEGKYKPLVGLVQRIADEDRKDYPTTIARIKKPGFKYYYYHPNI, from the coding sequence ATGTTTAAAAAATCCGGTTATCCAATCTGGCGTTTTGGCGGATTTGTACAGGATAATGAACAAATTGGAAATACTGAATTTAGAGCAGTTCATGCTCCCGGACATACCACCGGAAACATCTCACTTATAAGCACCCACTACAAAACAATAATTACCGGCTGGTGGATTGAGGGTAAATATAAACCACTTGTCGGACTTGTACAAAGAATTGCCGATGAAGACAGAAAAGACTATCCGACCACAATCGCCCGTATTAAAAAACCAGGATTTAAATATTACTATTATCATCCAAATATATAA
- a CDS encoding radical SAM protein, whose translation MKITFVYPDFEYRETTTGWLVEKGGWYHEGLAQLGSIAEEANWEADLIHLMEPTTEEKFKAEIKNRKPDVVGFSLRVGASEYSKRLVKWVKEVNPKIIITLGAYFPTMEPEQAISWPEVSIIFIGESEVSMAYFLNKVAAGKSFSDTPSTWVKTTSTKGKTKIIKNPVGPLVEDLDTLPLPKFDIFDFEKLIGAKLKVALAGMTRGCPYNCTYCWNNIARKLYPNKEKYVRFRSPENGIAYMKKLIKTYPGAKRIRFTDDIWPVYTEWSRKLKDLYIKEINLPFECNYRANLFNEDKAKILKEMGCAGIYFGVESGDEYIRNSIFKRMLEEKDMQKAFDLCHKHGIKTYAYNIIGAPYENMKTALATVKLNARLGSDTMFFAIYSPYGGTDLERMAVEAGFFDPSKPLDPDVNIIMPDFNYNQIKFAALYAKFFVRLYQFAFKLPGFLKPFMEKILDKIWLAKWLPYHFLTKLMVWYNASILRLKIFIKKNMTPLYFFLKKFQ comes from the coding sequence ATGAAGATTACATTTGTATATCCGGATTTTGAATATAGGGAAACTACAACAGGTTGGCTTGTTGAAAAGGGTGGATGGTACCATGAAGGGTTGGCCCAACTTGGTTCGATTGCAGAAGAAGCTAATTGGGAAGCCGATCTTATTCATCTTATGGAACCAACCACAGAAGAAAAATTTAAGGCTGAAATCAAAAATCGTAAACCGGATGTCGTCGGATTTTCGCTACGTGTTGGGGCCTCTGAATATTCAAAACGCCTTGTGAAATGGGTAAAAGAAGTAAATCCCAAAATAATAATTACACTGGGCGCTTATTTCCCCACAATGGAGCCGGAACAAGCTATTTCCTGGCCGGAGGTTTCTATAATATTCATTGGTGAATCAGAAGTCTCGATGGCATATTTCCTGAATAAAGTTGCTGCCGGAAAATCATTTTCCGATACTCCCAGTACGTGGGTAAAAACAACCTCCACCAAAGGAAAAACTAAAATTATAAAAAATCCGGTTGGTCCTCTGGTAGAGGACCTTGACACGTTACCTCTTCCCAAATTCGACATATTTGATTTCGAAAAGCTTATTGGAGCAAAACTAAAAGTGGCACTTGCCGGAATGACCCGTGGTTGTCCTTATAACTGTACCTACTGTTGGAACAACATCGCTCGAAAACTTTATCCCAACAAAGAAAAATACGTACGATTCAGATCCCCGGAAAACGGAATCGCCTACATGAAAAAACTTATTAAGACTTATCCCGGAGCTAAACGAATACGCTTCACCGATGACATTTGGCCCGTCTATACGGAATGGTCAAGAAAACTTAAAGACTTATATATCAAAGAGATTAACCTACCCTTCGAGTGCAACTATAGGGCAAATCTCTTTAACGAAGACAAAGCAAAAATTCTTAAAGAAATGGGATGTGCGGGTATTTATTTTGGAGTTGAATCCGGTGATGAATATATTAGAAACTCAATATTTAAGAGAATGTTAGAAGAAAAAGATATGCAGAAAGCCTTTGATCTCTGTCACAAACACGGCATAAAGACATATGCATACAACATTATAGGTGCTCCATATGAAAACATGAAAACTGCACTTGCTACTGTCAAACTTAACGCAAGGTTAGGATCAGATACAATGTTTTTTGCCATATATTCACCTTATGGCGGAACTGATCTTGAGAGAATGGCAGTGGAAGCAGGCTTTTTTGATCCTAGTAAGCCACTTGATCCTGACGTAAATATAATAATGCCTGATTTCAATTACAATCAAATAAAATTTGCGGCACTCTATGCAAAGTTTTTTGTTAGGCTTTATCAGTTTGCATTTAAGCTTCCCGGATTTTTAAAACCCTTTATGGAAAAGATCTTGGACAAGATATGGCTTGCAAAGTGGTTACCCTACCATTTCTTAACAAAGCTTATGGTCTGGTATAATGCAAGTATTTTAAGACTGAAGATATTTATAAAGAAAAATATGACACCACTTTACTTCTTCCTTAAAAAATTCCAATAA
- a CDS encoding DegT/DnrJ/EryC1/StrS family aminotransferase, with translation MTAHEYLKTTISFWKYKGSKYTKILKERLATLYSSAKEIFIYENGRTALYEYLKSLNLPKGSNVAVTGFTCNAVINPILWLGLNPLYIDIDPNTLNMDPADLRKKINPDTKVIIAQHSFGNMADMDSILEIAKANNIKVIEDCAHALGIKKNGKLLGSFGDAAMLSFGIEKILSTRVGGALVVNKTYNPSINNGYQTLNEVSYLDTFLWLINPLIWVLIRKLGTLGSKLAKLLRSLGIINMGFNNDELKGKKPHKYPRKLSNALSMVVVKELDQLTDNLDHRTLISNIYENKISNNKIQTLRLKNHAFVKFPIIMESSQEKDRIESLLVKNRVPIKDWYSKVVYPSKVNLNAMKYVNGTCPVAESITKRILNLPTGKGIMVEYAESIVRLLNNNDSFRN, from the coding sequence ATGACAGCCCACGAATATCTTAAAACAACAATTTCCTTCTGGAAATACAAAGGATCAAAATACACGAAAATTCTTAAGGAAAGGCTTGCCACCTTATATAGTTCCGCTAAAGAGATTTTTATATATGAAAACGGGCGGACTGCACTATATGAATACCTTAAATCGCTAAACCTTCCAAAGGGCTCAAATGTTGCCGTAACAGGATTTACCTGTAACGCGGTAATCAACCCTATTCTTTGGCTCGGATTAAACCCTTTATATATTGACATAGATCCCAATACGCTAAATATGGATCCAGCAGATCTTCGTAAAAAGATAAATCCCGATACTAAAGTTATTATTGCCCAGCACAGCTTTGGGAATATGGCCGATATGGACTCAATTCTTGAAATTGCAAAGGCAAACAACATAAAGGTCATTGAGGATTGTGCACATGCGTTAGGTATCAAAAAAAACGGTAAACTGCTAGGAAGCTTTGGAGATGCAGCTATGTTAAGCTTTGGAATTGAAAAAATTCTTTCAACAAGGGTCGGCGGCGCCTTAGTCGTAAACAAAACTTACAATCCTTCGATAAACAACGGATATCAAACCCTAAATGAGGTTAGCTATCTTGATACATTTCTTTGGCTAATAAATCCATTAATTTGGGTATTGATTAGAAAGCTTGGCACACTAGGATCCAAGTTGGCAAAGCTGTTAAGATCCTTAGGAATTATCAATATGGGGTTTAATAATGATGAACTTAAGGGGAAAAAGCCACACAAATACCCAAGAAAATTATCAAATGCTCTATCAATGGTGGTAGTCAAGGAGCTTGATCAGCTTACCGACAACCTTGACCACCGAACCCTGATTTCCAACATTTATGAGAATAAAATTTCGAATAACAAAATACAAACACTGCGGCTCAAAAACCATGCATTTGTTAAATTCCCAATTATCATGGAAAGTTCCCAAGAAAAAGATCGCATTGAATCGCTTCTTGTTAAGAATCGTGTTCCCATAAAGGACTGGTACAGCAAGGTTGTTTATCCATCAAAAGTTAACCTAAACGCAATGAAATATGTAAACGGAACCTGTCCTGTTGCCGAATCCATAACAAAACGAATTCTAAACCTGCCTACCGGAAAAGGTATTATGGTAGAATATGCGGAATCAATTGTTAGACTTTTAAACAATAATGATAGTTTCAGAAATTAA